The following are encoded together in the Pan troglodytes isolate AG18354 chromosome 6, NHGRI_mPanTro3-v2.0_pri, whole genome shotgun sequence genome:
- the FBXO24 gene encoding F-box only protein 24 isoform X2 — protein sequence MVRGSQRRKLQKFTRLCGREEGLRVKRSCPSCGSELGVEEKRGKGNPISIQLFPPELVEHIISFLPVRDLVALGQTCRYFHEVCDGEGVWRRICRRLSPRLQDQGSGVRPWKRAAILNYTKCLYFQAFGGRRRCLSKSVAPLLAHGYRRFLPTKDHVFILDYVGTLFFLKNALVSTLGQMQWKRACRYVVLCRGAKDFASDPRCDTVYRKYLYVLATREQQEVVGTTSSRACDCVEVYLQSSGQRVFKMTFHHSMTFKQIVLVGQETQRALLLLTEEGKIYSLVVNETQLDQPRSYTVQLALRKVSHYLPHLRVACMTSNQSSTLYVTDQGGVYFEVHTPGVYHDLFGTLQAFDPLDQQMPLALSLPAKILFCALGYNHLGLVDEFGRIFMQGNNRYGQLGTGDKMDRGEPTQVPLCACALCATRECLYILSSHDIEQHAPYRDLPASRVVGTPEPSLGARAPQDPGGMAQACEEYLSQIHSCQTLQDRMEKMKEIVGWMPLMAAQKDFFWEALDMLQRAEGGGGGVGPPAPET from the exons GTGAAGAGAAGCTGCCCTTCTTGTGGCTCGGAGCTTGGGGTTGAAGAGAAGAGGGGGAAAGGAAATCCGATTTCCATCCAGTTGTTCCCCCCAGAGCTG gtGGAGCATATCATCTCATTCCTCCCAGTCAGAGACCTTGTTGCCCTCGGCCAGACCTGCCGCTACTTCCACGAAGTGTGCGATGGGGAAGGCGTGTGGAGACGCATCTGTCGCAGACTCAGTCCGCGCCTCCAAGATCAGGGTTCTGGAGTCCGGCCCTGGAAGAGAGCTGCCATTCTGAACT acACGAAGTGCCTGTATTTCCAGGCATTTGGAGGCCGCCGCCGATGTCTCAGCAAGAGCGTGGCCCCCTTGCTAGCCCACGGCTACCGCCGCTTCTTGCCCACCAAGGATCACGTCTTCATTCTTGACTACGTGGGGACCCTCTTCTTCCTCAAAAATGCCCTGGTCTCCACCctcggccagatgcagtggaAGCGGGCCTGTCGCTATGTTGTGTTGTGTCGTGGAGCCAAGGAT TTTGCCTCGGACCCAAGGTGTGACACAGTTTACCGTAAATACCTCTATGTCTTGGCCACTCGGGAGCAGCAGGAAGTGGTGGGTACCACCAGCAGCCGGGCCTGTGACTGTGTTGAGGTCTATCTGCAGTCTAGTGGGCAGCGGGTCTTCaagatgacattccaccactcAATGACCTTCAAGCAGATCGTGCTGGTTGGTCAGGAGACCCAGCGGGCTCTACTGCTCCTCACAG AGGAAGGAAAGATCTACTCTTTGGTAGTGAATGAGACCCAGCTTGACCAGCCACGCTCCTACACGGTTCAGCTGGCCCTGAGGAAGGTGTCCCACTACCTGCCTCACCTGCGCGTGGCCTGCATGACTTCCAACCAGAGCAGCACCCTCTACGTCACAG ACCAGGGGGGAGTGTATTTTGAGGTGCATACCCCAGGGGTGTATCACGATCTCTTTGGGACCCTTCAAGCCTTTGACCCCCTGGACCAGCAGATGCCGCTTGCTCTCTCACTGCCTGCCAAG ATCCTATTCTGTGCTCTTGGCTACAACCACCTTGGCCTGGTGGATGAATTTGGCCGAATCTTCATGCAAGGAAATAACAGATACGGGCAGCTAGGAACAGGGGACAAAATGGACCGAGGGGAACCCACACAG gTCCCTCTGTGTGCCTGTGCCCTCTGTGCCACCAGGGAGTGCCTATACATCCTGTCCAGCCACGACATTGAGCAGCACGCCCCCTATCGCGACCTGCCAGCCAGCAGGGTGGTGGGGACTCCCGAGCCCAGCCTGGGGGCCAGAGCACCCCAGGACCCCGGGGGGATGGCCCAGGCCTGCGAGGAGTACCTCAGCCAGATCCACAGTTGCCAAACGTTGCAGGACCGCATGGAGAAGATGAAGGAGATCGTAGGGTGGATGCCCCTGATGGCCGCACAGAAGGACTTCTTCTGGGAGGCCCTGGACATGCTGCAGAGGGCTGAAGGAGGCGGGGGTGGTGTAGGGCCCCCAGCCCCTGAGACCTAA
- the FBXO24 gene encoding F-box only protein 24 isoform X1 — MVRGSQRRKLQKFTRLCGREEGLRVKRSCPSCGSELGVEEKRGKGNPISIQLFPPELVEHIISFLPVRDLVALGQTCRYFHEVCDGEGVWRRICRRLSPRLQDQGSGVRPWKRAAILNYTKCLYFQAFGGRRRCLSKSVAPLLAHGYRRFLPTKDHVFILDYVGTLFFLKNALVSTLGQMQWKRACRYVVLCRGAKDFASDPRCDTVYRKYLYVLATREQQEVVGTTSSRACDCVEVYLQSSGQRVFKMTFHHSMTFKQIVLVGQETQRALLLLTEEGKIYSLVVNETQLDQPRSYTVQLALRKVSHYLPHLRVACMTSNQSSTLYVTDQGGVYFEVHTPGVYHDLFGTLQAFDPLDQQMPLALSLPAKILFCALGYNHLGLVDEFGRIFMQGNNRYGQLGTGDKMDRGEPTQVRYLQRPVTLWCGLNHSLVLSQSSEFSKELLGCGCGAGGRLPGWPKGSASFVKLQVKVPLCACALCATRECLYILSSHDIEQHAPYRDLPASRVVGTPEPSLGARAPQDPGGMAQACEEYLSQIHSCQTLQDRMEKMKEIVGWMPLMAAQKDFFWEALDMLQRAEGGGGGVGPPAPET, encoded by the exons GTGAAGAGAAGCTGCCCTTCTTGTGGCTCGGAGCTTGGGGTTGAAGAGAAGAGGGGGAAAGGAAATCCGATTTCCATCCAGTTGTTCCCCCCAGAGCTG gtGGAGCATATCATCTCATTCCTCCCAGTCAGAGACCTTGTTGCCCTCGGCCAGACCTGCCGCTACTTCCACGAAGTGTGCGATGGGGAAGGCGTGTGGAGACGCATCTGTCGCAGACTCAGTCCGCGCCTCCAAGATCAGGGTTCTGGAGTCCGGCCCTGGAAGAGAGCTGCCATTCTGAACT acACGAAGTGCCTGTATTTCCAGGCATTTGGAGGCCGCCGCCGATGTCTCAGCAAGAGCGTGGCCCCCTTGCTAGCCCACGGCTACCGCCGCTTCTTGCCCACCAAGGATCACGTCTTCATTCTTGACTACGTGGGGACCCTCTTCTTCCTCAAAAATGCCCTGGTCTCCACCctcggccagatgcagtggaAGCGGGCCTGTCGCTATGTTGTGTTGTGTCGTGGAGCCAAGGAT TTTGCCTCGGACCCAAGGTGTGACACAGTTTACCGTAAATACCTCTATGTCTTGGCCACTCGGGAGCAGCAGGAAGTGGTGGGTACCACCAGCAGCCGGGCCTGTGACTGTGTTGAGGTCTATCTGCAGTCTAGTGGGCAGCGGGTCTTCaagatgacattccaccactcAATGACCTTCAAGCAGATCGTGCTGGTTGGTCAGGAGACCCAGCGGGCTCTACTGCTCCTCACAG AGGAAGGAAAGATCTACTCTTTGGTAGTGAATGAGACCCAGCTTGACCAGCCACGCTCCTACACGGTTCAGCTGGCCCTGAGGAAGGTGTCCCACTACCTGCCTCACCTGCGCGTGGCCTGCATGACTTCCAACCAGAGCAGCACCCTCTACGTCACAG ACCAGGGGGGAGTGTATTTTGAGGTGCATACCCCAGGGGTGTATCACGATCTCTTTGGGACCCTTCAAGCCTTTGACCCCCTGGACCAGCAGATGCCGCTTGCTCTCTCACTGCCTGCCAAG ATCCTATTCTGTGCTCTTGGCTACAACCACCTTGGCCTGGTGGATGAATTTGGCCGAATCTTCATGCAAGGAAATAACAGATACGGGCAGCTAGGAACAGGGGACAAAATGGACCGAGGGGAACCCACACAG GTTCGTTACCTGCAGCGGCCCGTCACCCTGTGGTGCGGCCTCAACCACTCCCTGGTGCTGAGCCAGAGCTCAGAGTTCAGCAAGGAGCTGCTGGGCTGCGGCTGTGGGGCTGGGGGCCGCCTCCCAGGCTGGCCCAAGGGGAGTGCCTCCTTCGTCAAGCTCCAAGTCAAG gTCCCTCTGTGTGCCTGTGCCCTCTGTGCCACCAGGGAGTGCCTATACATCCTGTCCAGCCACGACATTGAGCAGCACGCCCCCTATCGCGACCTGCCAGCCAGCAGGGTGGTGGGGACTCCCGAGCCCAGCCTGGGGGCCAGAGCACCCCAGGACCCCGGGGGGATGGCCCAGGCCTGCGAGGAGTACCTCAGCCAGATCCACAGTTGCCAAACGTTGCAGGACCGCATGGAGAAGATGAAGGAGATCGTAGGGTGGATGCCCCTGATGGCCGCACAGAAGGACTTCTTCTGGGAGGCCCTGGACATGCTGCAGAGGGCTGAAGGAGGCGGGGGTGGTGTAGGGCCCCCAGCCCCTGAGACCTAA
- the FBXO24 gene encoding F-box only protein 24 isoform X3: MGEKAVPLLRRRRVKRSCPSCGSELGVEEKRGKGNPISIQLFPPELVEHIISFLPVRDLVALGQTCRYFHEVCDGEGVWRRICRRLSPRLQDQGSGVRPWKRAAILNYTKCLYFQAFGGRRRCLSKSVAPLLAHGYRRFLPTKDHVFILDYVGTLFFLKNALVSTLGQMQWKRACRYVVLCRGAKDFASDPRCDTVYRKYLYVLATREQQEVVGTTSSRACDCVEVYLQSSGQRVFKMTFHHSMTFKQIVLVGQETQRALLLLTEEGKIYSLVVNETQLDQPRSYTVQLALRKVSHYLPHLRVACMTSNQSSTLYVTDQGGVYFEVHTPGVYHDLFGTLQAFDPLDQQMPLALSLPAKILFCALGYNHLGLVDEFGRIFMQGNNRYGQLGTGDKMDRGEPTQVPLCACALCATRECLYILSSHDIEQHAPYRDLPASRVVGTPEPSLGARAPQDPGGMAQACEEYLSQIHSCQTLQDRMEKMKEIVGWMPLMAAQKDFFWEALDMLQRAEGGGGGVGPPAPET, translated from the exons GTGAAGAGAAGCTGCCCTTCTTGTGGCTCGGAGCTTGGGGTTGAAGAGAAGAGGGGGAAAGGAAATCCGATTTCCATCCAGTTGTTCCCCCCAGAGCTG gtGGAGCATATCATCTCATTCCTCCCAGTCAGAGACCTTGTTGCCCTCGGCCAGACCTGCCGCTACTTCCACGAAGTGTGCGATGGGGAAGGCGTGTGGAGACGCATCTGTCGCAGACTCAGTCCGCGCCTCCAAGATCAGGGTTCTGGAGTCCGGCCCTGGAAGAGAGCTGCCATTCTGAACT acACGAAGTGCCTGTATTTCCAGGCATTTGGAGGCCGCCGCCGATGTCTCAGCAAGAGCGTGGCCCCCTTGCTAGCCCACGGCTACCGCCGCTTCTTGCCCACCAAGGATCACGTCTTCATTCTTGACTACGTGGGGACCCTCTTCTTCCTCAAAAATGCCCTGGTCTCCACCctcggccagatgcagtggaAGCGGGCCTGTCGCTATGTTGTGTTGTGTCGTGGAGCCAAGGAT TTTGCCTCGGACCCAAGGTGTGACACAGTTTACCGTAAATACCTCTATGTCTTGGCCACTCGGGAGCAGCAGGAAGTGGTGGGTACCACCAGCAGCCGGGCCTGTGACTGTGTTGAGGTCTATCTGCAGTCTAGTGGGCAGCGGGTCTTCaagatgacattccaccactcAATGACCTTCAAGCAGATCGTGCTGGTTGGTCAGGAGACCCAGCGGGCTCTACTGCTCCTCACAG AGGAAGGAAAGATCTACTCTTTGGTAGTGAATGAGACCCAGCTTGACCAGCCACGCTCCTACACGGTTCAGCTGGCCCTGAGGAAGGTGTCCCACTACCTGCCTCACCTGCGCGTGGCCTGCATGACTTCCAACCAGAGCAGCACCCTCTACGTCACAG ACCAGGGGGGAGTGTATTTTGAGGTGCATACCCCAGGGGTGTATCACGATCTCTTTGGGACCCTTCAAGCCTTTGACCCCCTGGACCAGCAGATGCCGCTTGCTCTCTCACTGCCTGCCAAG ATCCTATTCTGTGCTCTTGGCTACAACCACCTTGGCCTGGTGGATGAATTTGGCCGAATCTTCATGCAAGGAAATAACAGATACGGGCAGCTAGGAACAGGGGACAAAATGGACCGAGGGGAACCCACACAG gTCCCTCTGTGTGCCTGTGCCCTCTGTGCCACCAGGGAGTGCCTATACATCCTGTCCAGCCACGACATTGAGCAGCACGCCCCCTATCGCGACCTGCCAGCCAGCAGGGTGGTGGGGACTCCCGAGCCCAGCCTGGGGGCCAGAGCACCCCAGGACCCCGGGGGGATGGCCCAGGCCTGCGAGGAGTACCTCAGCCAGATCCACAGTTGCCAAACGTTGCAGGACCGCATGGAGAAGATGAAGGAGATCGTAGGGTGGATGCCCCTGATGGCCGCACAGAAGGACTTCTTCTGGGAGGCCCTGGACATGCTGCAGAGGGCTGAAGGAGGCGGGGGTGGTGTAGGGCCCCCAGCCCCTGAGACCTAA
- the FBXO24 gene encoding F-box only protein 24 isoform X4 — protein sequence MTPTLPTVLPGPLSPEETDTKCLYFQAFGGRRRCLSKSVAPLLAHGYRRFLPTKDHVFILDYVGTLFFLKNALVSTLGQMQWKRACRYVVLCRGAKDFASDPRCDTVYRKYLYVLATREQQEVVGTTSSRACDCVEVYLQSSGQRVFKMTFHHSMTFKQIVLVGQETQRALLLLTEEGKIYSLVVNETQLDQPRSYTVQLALRKVSHYLPHLRVACMTSNQSSTLYVTDQGGVYFEVHTPGVYHDLFGTLQAFDPLDQQMPLALSLPAKILFCALGYNHLGLVDEFGRIFMQGNNRYGQLGTGDKMDRGEPTQVRYLQRPVTLWCGLNHSLVLSQSSEFSKELLGCGCGAGGRLPGWPKGSASFVKLQVKVPLCACALCATRECLYILSSHDIEQHAPYRDLPASRVVGTPEPSLGARAPQDPGGMAQACEEYLSQIHSCQTLQDRMEKMKEIVGWMPLMAAQKDFFWEALDMLQRAEGGGGGVGPPAPET from the exons ATGACCCCCACACTCCCAACAGTGCTTCCAGGGCCCCTTTCTCCGGAAGAAACAG acACGAAGTGCCTGTATTTCCAGGCATTTGGAGGCCGCCGCCGATGTCTCAGCAAGAGCGTGGCCCCCTTGCTAGCCCACGGCTACCGCCGCTTCTTGCCCACCAAGGATCACGTCTTCATTCTTGACTACGTGGGGACCCTCTTCTTCCTCAAAAATGCCCTGGTCTCCACCctcggccagatgcagtggaAGCGGGCCTGTCGCTATGTTGTGTTGTGTCGTGGAGCCAAGGAT TTTGCCTCGGACCCAAGGTGTGACACAGTTTACCGTAAATACCTCTATGTCTTGGCCACTCGGGAGCAGCAGGAAGTGGTGGGTACCACCAGCAGCCGGGCCTGTGACTGTGTTGAGGTCTATCTGCAGTCTAGTGGGCAGCGGGTCTTCaagatgacattccaccactcAATGACCTTCAAGCAGATCGTGCTGGTTGGTCAGGAGACCCAGCGGGCTCTACTGCTCCTCACAG AGGAAGGAAAGATCTACTCTTTGGTAGTGAATGAGACCCAGCTTGACCAGCCACGCTCCTACACGGTTCAGCTGGCCCTGAGGAAGGTGTCCCACTACCTGCCTCACCTGCGCGTGGCCTGCATGACTTCCAACCAGAGCAGCACCCTCTACGTCACAG ACCAGGGGGGAGTGTATTTTGAGGTGCATACCCCAGGGGTGTATCACGATCTCTTTGGGACCCTTCAAGCCTTTGACCCCCTGGACCAGCAGATGCCGCTTGCTCTCTCACTGCCTGCCAAG ATCCTATTCTGTGCTCTTGGCTACAACCACCTTGGCCTGGTGGATGAATTTGGCCGAATCTTCATGCAAGGAAATAACAGATACGGGCAGCTAGGAACAGGGGACAAAATGGACCGAGGGGAACCCACACAG GTTCGTTACCTGCAGCGGCCCGTCACCCTGTGGTGCGGCCTCAACCACTCCCTGGTGCTGAGCCAGAGCTCAGAGTTCAGCAAGGAGCTGCTGGGCTGCGGCTGTGGGGCTGGGGGCCGCCTCCCAGGCTGGCCCAAGGGGAGTGCCTCCTTCGTCAAGCTCCAAGTCAAG gTCCCTCTGTGTGCCTGTGCCCTCTGTGCCACCAGGGAGTGCCTATACATCCTGTCCAGCCACGACATTGAGCAGCACGCCCCCTATCGCGACCTGCCAGCCAGCAGGGTGGTGGGGACTCCCGAGCCCAGCCTGGGGGCCAGAGCACCCCAGGACCCCGGGGGGATGGCCCAGGCCTGCGAGGAGTACCTCAGCCAGATCCACAGTTGCCAAACGTTGCAGGACCGCATGGAGAAGATGAAGGAGATCGTAGGGTGGATGCCCCTGATGGCCGCACAGAAGGACTTCTTCTGGGAGGCCCTGGACATGCTGCAGAGGGCTGAAGGAGGCGGGGGTGGTGTAGGGCCCCCAGCCCCTGAGACCTAA
- the FBXO24 gene encoding F-box only protein 24 (The RefSeq protein has 3 substitutions compared to this genomic sequence) has translation MGEKAVPLLRRRRVKRSCPSCGSELGVEEKRGKGNPISIQLFPPELVEHIISFLPVRDLVALGQTCRYFHEVCDGEGVWRRICRRLSPRLQDQGSGVRPWKRAAILNYTKCLYFQAFGGRRRCLSKSVAPLLAHGYRRFLPTKDHVFILDYVGTLFFLKNALVSTLGQMQWKRACRYVVLCRGAKDFASDPRCDTVYRKYLYVLATREQQEVVGTTSSRACDCVEVYLQSSGQRVFKMTFHHSMTFKQIVLVGQETQRALLLLTEEGKIYSLVVNETQLDQPRSYTVQLALRKVSHYLPHLRVACMTSNQSSTLYVTDQGGVYFEVHTPGVYRDLFGTLQAFDPLDQQMPLALSLPAKILFCALGYNHLGLVDEFGRIFMQGNNRYGQLGTGDKMDRGEPTQVGYLQRPVTLWCGLNHSLVLSQSSEFSKELLGCGCGAGGRLPGWPKGSASFVKLQVKAPLCACALCATRECLYILSSHDIEQHAPYRDLPASRVVGTPEPSLGARAPQDPGGMAQACEEYLSQIHSCQTLQDRMEKMKEIVGWMPLMAAQKDFFWEALDMLQRAEGGGGGVGPPAPET, from the exons GTGAAGAGAAGCTGCCCTTCTTGTGGCTCGGAGCTTGGGGTTGAAGAGAAGAGGGGGAAAGGAAATCCGATTTCCATCCAGTTGTTCCCCCCAGAGCTG gtGGAGCATATCATCTCATTCCTCCCAGTCAGAGACCTTGTTGCCCTCGGCCAGACCTGCCGCTACTTCCACGAAGTGTGCGATGGGGAAGGCGTGTGGAGACGCATCTGTCGCAGACTCAGTCCGCGCCTCCAAGATCAGGGTTCTGGAGTCCGGCCCTGGAAGAGAGCTGCCATTCTGAACT acACGAAGTGCCTGTATTTCCAGGCATTTGGAGGCCGCCGCCGATGTCTCAGCAAGAGCGTGGCCCCCTTGCTAGCCCACGGCTACCGCCGCTTCTTGCCCACCAAGGATCACGTCTTCATTCTTGACTACGTGGGGACCCTCTTCTTCCTCAAAAATGCCCTGGTCTCCACCctcggccagatgcagtggaAGCGGGCCTGTCGCTATGTTGTGTTGTGTCGTGGAGCCAAGGAT TTTGCCTCGGACCCAAGGTGTGACACAGTTTACCGTAAATACCTCTATGTCTTGGCCACTCGGGAGCAGCAGGAAGTGGTGGGTACCACCAGCAGCCGGGCCTGTGACTGTGTTGAGGTCTATCTGCAGTCTAGTGGGCAGCGGGTCTTCaagatgacattccaccactcAATGACCTTCAAGCAGATCGTGCTGGTTGGTCAGGAGACCCAGCGGGCTCTACTGCTCCTCACAG AGGAAGGAAAGATCTACTCTTTGGTAGTGAATGAGACCCAGCTTGACCAGCCACGCTCCTACACGGTTCAGCTGGCCCTGAGGAAGGTGTCCCACTACCTGCCTCACCTGCGCGTGGCCTGCATGACTTCCAACCAGAGCAGCACCCTCTACGTCACAG ACCAGGGGGGAGTGTATTTTGAGGTGCATACCCCAGGGGTGTATCACGATCTCTTTGGGACCCTTCAAGCCTTTGACCCCCTGGACCAGCAGATGCCGCTTGCTCTCTCACTGCCTGCCAAG ATCCTATTCTGTGCTCTTGGCTACAACCACCTTGGCCTGGTGGATGAATTTGGCCGAATCTTCATGCAAGGAAATAACAGATACGGGCAGCTAGGAACAGGGGACAAAATGGACCGAGGGGAACCCACACAG GTTCGTTACCTGCAGCGGCCCGTCACCCTGTGGTGCGGCCTCAACCACTCCCTGGTGCTGAGCCAGAGCTCAGAGTTCAGCAAGGAGCTGCTGGGCTGCGGCTGTGGGGCTGGGGGCCGCCTCCCAGGCTGGCCCAAGGGGAGTGCCTCCTTCGTCAAGCTCCAAGTCAAG gTCCCTCTGTGTGCCTGTGCCCTCTGTGCCACCAGGGAGTGCCTATACATCCTGTCCAGCCACGACATTGAGCAGCACGCCCCCTATCGCGACCTGCCAGCCAGCAGGGTGGTGGGGACTCCCGAGCCCAGCCTGGGGGCCAGAGCACCCCAGGACCCCGGGGGGATGGCCCAGGCCTGCGAGGAGTACCTCAGCCAGATCCACAGTTGCCAAACGTTGCAGGACCGCATGGAGAAGATGAAGGAGATCGTAGGGTGGATGCCCCTGATGGCCGCACAGAAGGACTTCTTCTGGGAGGCCCTGGACATGCTGCAGAGGGCTGAAGGAGGCGGGGGTGGTGTAGGGCCCCCAGCCCCTGAGACCTAA